The proteins below are encoded in one region of Streptobacillus ratti:
- a CDS encoding DJ-1 family glyoxalase III, whose product MKKIAVMIFNDIEEIEALFPVDLFRRAGIHVDLVSLYVEKKIKGSHNIEIFAEKILDEVDFMDYDCIFLPGGLGTSEYFKSEILKNKLTDYYNKNNLVAAICAAPKYLAKLGFLKDKKATVFNGLEEELIENGAIIENSPVVECENIITGRSVAAAKDFGLAVIEYLLGEDEVNKLKIEIINY is encoded by the coding sequence ATGAAAAAAATAGCAGTTATGATATTTAATGATATAGAAGAAATAGAAGCTTTATTCCCTGTTGATTTGTTTAGAAGAGCAGGTATACATGTAGATTTAGTAAGTCTTTATGTTGAAAAAAAGATTAAAGGTTCACATAATATTGAAATATTTGCTGAAAAAATATTAGATGAAGTAGATTTTATGGATTATGATTGTATATTTTTACCAGGAGGTTTAGGAACTTCTGAGTATTTTAAGTCAGAAATTTTGAAAAATAAATTAACAGATTACTATAACAAAAATAATTTAGTAGCAGCTATTTGTGCAGCTCCTAAATATTTAGCAAAACTTGGATTTTTAAAAGATAAAAAAGCTACAGTTTTTAATGGTCTTGAAGAAGAATTAATTGAAAATGGAGCTATAATAGAAAATTCACCAGTAGTAGAATGTGAAAATATTATTACAGGTAGATCGGTAGCAGCTGCAAAAGATTTTGGTTTAGCAGTTATTGAATATTTATTAGGTGAAGATGAAGTTAATAAATTAAAAATTGAAATTATAAATTATTAA
- the trmD gene encoding tRNA (guanosine(37)-N1)-methyltransferase TrmD → MKIRVLTLFNEIFEMYLSQTIMQRANEQNIEIDIENIRDYSDNKHKQVDDTPFGGGAGMVLKPEPFWKYFVNLRKSKVKKPFTVFVTPQGKKLTQEKLIELSKIEDLCIISGKYEGLDQRVIDKFVDEEISIGDYVLSSGDLPALVIIDGIMRMKEGIIKKESYETDSFYNGLLGFPQYTRPQIIDKMEVPEVLISGNHKKINEYREIKAILKTLKNRPDLLKEKLKDKEFLKKYDRFLKLIETL, encoded by the coding sequence ATGAAAATAAGGGTTTTAACTTTATTTAATGAAATATTTGAGATGTATTTATCACAGACTATTATGCAAAGAGCAAATGAACAAAATATTGAAATAGATATAGAAAATATTAGGGATTACAGTGATAATAAACATAAACAAGTAGATGATACACCTTTTGGTGGTGGAGCAGGTATGGTACTTAAACCAGAACCTTTTTGGAAATATTTTGTAAATTTAAGAAAATCAAAAGTTAAAAAACCATTTACTGTTTTTGTTACACCTCAGGGTAAAAAATTAACTCAAGAAAAATTAATAGAATTATCTAAAATTGAAGATTTATGTATAATATCAGGTAAATATGAGGGTCTTGATCAAAGAGTAATAGATAAGTTTGTAGATGAAGAGATTTCTATAGGAGATTATGTATTAAGTAGTGGAGATTTACCAGCCTTAGTTATAATAGACGGTATTATGCGTATGAAAGAGGGAATAATTAAAAAAGAATCGTATGAAACAGATTCTTTCTATAATGGATTGTTAGGATTTCCTCAATATACTAGACCACAAATAATAGATAAAATGGAAGTCCCAGAGGTGTTAATTTCAGGAAATCATAAAAAAATTAATGAATATAGAGAAATAAAAGCAATACTTAAAACTTTGAAAAATAGACCAGATTTATTAAAAGAAAAACTTAAAGATAAAGAATTTTTGAAAAAATATGACAGATTTTTAAAGTTGATAGAAACACTGTAA
- a CDS encoding ankyrin repeat domain-containing protein, which produces MKKILLLLSIIILNINIFAEETLLISKEKLEVEQKKEKILNEFFTAIKFSNNTLASSYISGDEERNISIYPENAYSPGFAPIVKKGVEKIDINAENKIGETALIIAIEYDNIYILEELLKKDVNINVKHHVLGKYPLHTAIFFENFEAVKLLVEKYPEMVNFQNDVDGWHPLEDAALKGNYEIAKFLIEKGANPLHRDFNGGSAIDLAANFGKGDIVKLLRDKIKELRNNK; this is translated from the coding sequence ATGAAAAAAATATTATTACTACTATCTATTATTATATTAAATATCAATATTTTTGCTGAAGAAACTCTATTAATTTCAAAAGAAAAATTAGAAGTTGAACAAAAAAAAGAAAAGATATTAAATGAATTTTTTACTGCAATTAAATTTTCAAATAATACTTTAGCATCTTCATATATATCTGGAGATGAAGAAAGAAATATTAGTATTTATCCAGAAAATGCGTATTCTCCGGGATTTGCTCCAATAGTAAAAAAAGGAGTGGAAAAAATAGATATTAATGCAGAAAATAAGATTGGAGAAACGGCACTAATAATTGCTATAGAATATGATAATATATATATATTAGAAGAGTTGTTAAAAAAAGATGTTAATATAAATGTTAAACATCATGTATTAGGTAAATACCCTTTGCATACTGCTATTTTTTTTGAAAATTTTGAAGCAGTTAAATTACTGGTTGAAAAATATCCTGAAATGGTAAATTTTCAAAATGATGTAGATGGGTGGCATCCACTTGAAGATGCTGCACTTAAAGGAAATTATGAAATTGCAAAATTTTTAATTGAAAAAGGTGCAAATCCATTACATAGAGATTTTAATGGTGGTAGTGCTATAGATTTAGCTGCTAATTTTGGAAAAGGCGATATAGTTAAGTTGTTAAGGGACAAAATAAAAGAATTAAGAAATAATAAATAA
- the ptsP gene encoding phosphoenolpyruvate--protein phosphotransferase — MMRLTGIGASEGVAIGKVYVFHEEEIQLPEEKSLSGETSESEIIKLEEAMKKSKTQLIAIREKVRIKMGDDKADIFDGHILLLEDEDLMDEIKNKIMEEGLKAAHALKDGIDEYSLMLSQLDDPYLRERAADFQDIGKRWLKNLLNIKISDLGNLEPNTIIVTNDLTPSDTAQLDLVHCNGFVTEIGGKTAHSAIMARSLEIPAVVGTRSILSEVVDGQSIIIDGDKGEIYLNPSDELIKEYEIKREEQLKAKEELKKIKDLKPITKDGHAVEIWGNIGKPEDIDAVMEAGATGVGLYRTEFLFMNSGHMPTEEEQYKAYREVVEKMKNCPITIRTMDIGGDKELPYLDLPKEMNPFLGYRAIRISLVHKDMFKTQLKAILRASAYGTVKIMYPMITSINEVRAANVILEECKKELDEIGKKFDRNIKVGIMIETPSSAIIAYKFAKEVDFFSIGTNDLTQYFLAVDRGNEMVSDLYSAFNPAVLEAIQKVIDAAHDRGIPISMCGEFAGNKQSTELLLGMGLDAFSMSASSVLQVKKKILESNYAEAQKYRDLILSKDTPQEVIDALR; from the coding sequence ATGATGAGATTAACAGGTATTGGAGCTTCTGAGGGAGTTGCTATTGGTAAAGTTTATGTGTTTCATGAAGAAGAAATACAACTTCCTGAAGAAAAATCGCTTTCAGGTGAAACATCAGAATCTGAAATTATTAAACTAGAAGAGGCTATGAAAAAATCTAAAACTCAACTTATTGCTATTAGAGAAAAAGTAAGAATTAAAATGGGTGATGATAAGGCTGATATTTTTGATGGTCATATTCTATTATTAGAAGATGAAGATTTAATGGATGAAATCAAAAATAAAATAATGGAAGAGGGTTTAAAAGCAGCTCACGCATTAAAAGATGGAATAGATGAATATTCACTAATGCTTTCTCAACTAGATGATCCTTATTTAAGAGAAAGAGCAGCAGATTTCCAAGATATTGGTAAGAGATGGTTAAAAAATTTATTAAATATTAAAATAAGCGATTTAGGTAATTTAGAGCCGAATACAATTATTGTTACTAATGACTTAACACCATCTGATACTGCACAACTTGATCTAGTTCATTGTAATGGATTTGTAACAGAAATAGGAGGGAAAACAGCTCACTCTGCTATTATGGCAAGATCACTTGAAATTCCAGCAGTAGTAGGAACAAGATCTATACTTTCTGAAGTTGTAGATGGTCAAAGTATAATTATTGATGGAGATAAAGGAGAAATTTATTTAAATCCAAGTGATGAATTAATTAAAGAATATGAAATTAAAAGAGAAGAACAATTAAAGGCAAAAGAAGAATTAAAGAAAATTAAAGATTTAAAACCAATTACTAAAGATGGACATGCAGTAGAAATTTGGGGTAACATAGGTAAACCAGAAGATATAGATGCTGTTATGGAAGCAGGAGCAACAGGTGTAGGATTATATAGAACTGAATTTCTATTTATGAATTCTGGTCATATGCCAACAGAAGAAGAACAATATAAAGCGTATAGAGAAGTTGTTGAAAAAATGAAAAATTGCCCTATAACTATTCGTACTATGGATATAGGTGGAGATAAGGAATTACCTTATTTAGATTTACCAAAAGAAATGAATCCATTTTTAGGATATAGAGCGATTAGAATTTCTTTAGTACATAAAGATATGTTTAAAACTCAATTAAAAGCTATATTAAGAGCATCTGCATATGGAACTGTTAAAATCATGTATCCAATGATAACTTCAATAAACGAAGTAAGAGCAGCAAATGTTATTCTTGAAGAATGTAAAAAAGAATTAGATGAAATTGGTAAAAAATTTGATAGAAATATTAAGGTTGGTATAATGATAGAAACACCATCTTCAGCTATAATTGCATATAAATTTGCAAAAGAAGTTGATTTCTTCTCTATAGGTACTAATGATTTAACACAATATTTCTTAGCAGTAGATAGAGGTAATGAAATGGTTTCAGACCTTTACTCTGCATTTAACCCTGCGGTACTTGAAGCTATACAAAAAGTTATAGATGCTGCACATGATAGAGGAATACCTATAAGTATGTGTGGAGAGTTTGCAGGAAACAAACAATCAACAGAATTATTACTTGGAATGGGACTTGACGCATTTAGTATGTCAGCATCATCAGTATTACAAGTTAAGAAAAAAATATTAGAATCAAATTATGCAGAAGCACAAAAATATAGAGATTTAATTTTAAGTAAAGATACTCCACAAGAAGTAATTGATGCTTTAAGATAG
- a CDS encoding aminopeptidase, whose protein sequence is MLFNEKLRKYAEAVIKIGTNVQKNQLVVIRALTENRDFVYLLSEEVYKAGAGDVQVMWRDDVLNRQRFEYASQETLEDVREYVVLQNEDNVKRNAVFISIIGSDPNNLEGLDQEKIKAGTIAMSKALTGFRKALMNNENSWVVIGAATEAWAKVVFPDLCVEDAVSKLWDLIFYTMRIDGDVIKNWENHLNNLDDKAEYLNNMQFKYLKYSSEKGTDLTIELPKGHIWISGKSVNANGVEFTANMPTEEIFTLPHRNGVNGVVYSTKPLNYSGNLIDEFKLVFKDGKVVDYSAKKGEEVLKSLLETDEGALFLGEVALVPFDSPISNTNIMFSETLYDENASCHLALGKAYPVCIKGGTDMSELEALESGVNNSLVHEDFMIGDETLKIVGIKENGEEIPVFINGNWA, encoded by the coding sequence ATGTTATTTAATGAAAAATTGAGAAAATATGCAGAAGCTGTAATAAAAATAGGGACTAATGTACAAAAAAATCAATTAGTGGTTATTAGAGCTTTAACTGAAAATAGGGACTTTGTGTATTTATTAAGTGAGGAAGTATATAAGGCTGGTGCAGGAGATGTGCAAGTAATGTGGAGAGATGATGTATTAAATAGACAAAGGTTTGAATATGCCTCACAAGAAACTTTAGAAGATGTTAGAGAATATGTAGTTTTACAAAATGAAGATAATGTTAAAAGAAATGCTGTGTTTATTTCAATAATAGGTTCAGATCCAAATAATTTAGAGGGACTAGATCAAGAAAAAATTAAGGCAGGAACTATTGCAATGTCTAAGGCACTGACTGGATTTAGAAAAGCTTTAATGAATAATGAAAATTCATGGGTTGTTATAGGTGCAGCTACAGAAGCTTGGGCAAAGGTAGTATTCCCTGATTTATGTGTGGAAGATGCAGTTTCTAAATTATGGGACTTAATATTCTATACTATGAGAATAGATGGAGATGTTATAAAAAATTGGGAAAATCATTTAAATAATTTAGATGACAAAGCTGAGTATTTAAATAATATGCAGTTTAAATATTTGAAATATAGTAGTGAAAAAGGAACAGATTTAACTATAGAATTACCAAAAGGACATATATGGATATCTGGTAAATCAGTAAATGCTAATGGGGTAGAATTTACTGCTAATATGCCTACAGAAGAAATATTTACTCTGCCACATAGAAATGGTGTAAATGGTGTTGTTTATAGTACAAAACCTTTAAATTATAGTGGAAATTTAATAGATGAATTTAAATTAGTATTTAAAGATGGAAAAGTAGTAGATTATAGTGCTAAAAAGGGAGAAGAAGTATTAAAATCATTACTTGAAACTGATGAGGGAGCATTATTTTTAGGTGAGGTAGCATTAGTACCATTTGATTCCCCTATATCTAATACTAATATTATGTTTAGTGAAACACTATATGATGAAAATGCTTCATGTCATTTAGCCTTAGGTAAGGCATACCCAGTGTGTATTAAAGGTGGGACAGATATGTCTGAATTAGAGGCTTTAGAATCTGGTGTAAATAATAGTTTAGTGCATGAAGATTTTATGATAGGAGATGAAACACTAAAAATAGTTGGAATTAAGGAAAATGGAGAAGAAATTCCAGTATTTATAAATGGAAATTGGGCATAA